CGGCGACGGCGCTCGTCGGCGTACCGCGAGGTGTCGACGTCGATGGCGTAGCATGCCAGGCCGTCGGCCTCCCTGTGGGTGGCGTCGGCGATCAGGTCGAGCTCGTCGAGGGCCTGAGACGGCTGGAGCCTGCCCGCCGAGAGGTCCATCGTCATGCGGCCGAGGCGCTCATGAAACCAGCGAACCTTCTCCCGCGTGCCCATCGTGTTGACCGGCAGCCTCCCGGAGGAGTCGATCTTCTGGCACAGGGTGAGCAGCGCCTGGAGGTCCTCCAGCAATGGGCCCTGCTCGTTGTACCAGGCCTGCTCCCAGCCACGGTCCTGATTGAGGAAGGTCGCGGTGTTGGCCACGACGTCGTCGAGCGTGTCCAGCGCGGCCGATCGTCTTCGTAAGTCGGTCGCCCTGCGGAGCATGGAGAGTCCGAACCACTGGGTGCCCCGGGGGCTCCCGAAGTCCTGCCAGGACCGGGCCAGGTTCGCGTACTCGTCGCGGAACCAGTGGTAGCGGGCCATGACCTGCGCCCCGTGGGGTTCCTCGGTGGGGATTCGCAGGGCGTGCCGTTCAGTGGCCCGGTAGTCATGGGCGACCTGCGTGTAGTGGCGCTGCGCCTCGCCGGCCCGACGGCGGGCCGTGAGTCCTCGCCACAGGTAGACACCGATACCGGCGGCACCGATCCCGGCGACTGGGAAGGACACCTGCAGGAAGAAGGCTCTCAGGTCGCTGCGAGGCTTACCGACGTACTTCGTGGACTTCTTCCCCATGGAGACCAGACCCCCGTCCCAGTCCTTCTCCCGGAACTGGGACTTAGCGGCGTCCTGGATGGTGCCCTCCTGGCTGCTCATCACCTTGACGTCCTCACCGAAGTAGCAGCCCACCTTGCGCGAGTCGGGGGCGACCGCCAGGATCACCAGGCCGTCACTCCAGTACTTGGGGTTCGACGTCGAGATCCACGGGACATCAGTGTCGCTCGCATGCGAACGGGCATACTCCAGCACAGCGTCGTCGAGGTTGTCGATGTCCTCACCCGGCACCGTGAGGACAGCCAGGTGGACCTGCTTGCGGAACTCCAGATTCTTGAGCGTGGCGCTCAGCGCTGCGCTGTCAAGCACGCCGGCCTCGTCCTGGACCTCGACCGTGGGCCGGTAGGTGGGCACCGTCTCCTTCTTCGATGGCCAGAGCCACACGATCAGCGGCGAGAGGACCAGGGTCAGGCCCAAGACCATGACGGCGGTAAAGGCCACCACTGAACGGGCTCCACCCGAGCGTGTGGCGGGGTTCTGCCCCAGCTGCTCCATCCGAGCCTCACTTCCCTCCTGAATCCCTACTGCCTGGACGTTTTCGGTGCCGATACTAGCGAGGGCCGGGCGGCCCCGGAGGCGGGCAGAGCCAGCACCGACAGGAGCCCGCCCGCACCGGCTCAGAAGCTCGAGGAGGAGCCCGACCCGGAGAAGCCACCACCACCGCTGTAGCCGCCGGAGAAGCTGCTTCCCGAGAAGCTGGACCCGGAGCTGGAGCTGCTCGACGGCGTGTAGGAGGAGGCCGAGCTGTATCCCACCACCAGGTCGGAGACCGGGGTGAAGGAACTGAAGGACCCGCCGGCGCCGACGCCCGAGCTGGACGAGCCGGATGAGCCGATAGCAGAGATGGCCGGAGACGAGGGGTTGAGGCGGATCGTCGAGTGCGGGTTGTAGCTGCCGTGTCCCCCGCCCAGATACCAGTAGCCGGCGTAAGCGGCATCCGTGGACGAGCTCGAGTCGTCGTAGCGTCGACGGCGCTCGTCGGCGTACCTGGA
This region of Actinomyces oris genomic DNA includes:
- a CDS encoding DUF5129 domain-containing protein — its product is MEQLGQNPATRSGGARSVVAFTAVMVLGLTLVLSPLIVWLWPSKKETVPTYRPTVEVQDEAGVLDSAALSATLKNLEFRKQVHLAVLTVPGEDIDNLDDAVLEYARSHASDTDVPWISTSNPKYWSDGLVILAVAPDSRKVGCYFGEDVKVMSSQEGTIQDAAKSQFREKDWDGGLVSMGKKSTKYVGKPRSDLRAFFLQVSFPVAGIGAAGIGVYLWRGLTARRRAGEAQRHYTQVAHDYRATERHALRIPTEEPHGAQVMARYHWFRDEYANLARSWQDFGSPRGTQWFGLSMLRRATDLRRRSAALDTLDDVVANTATFLNQDRGWEQAWYNEQGPLLEDLQALLTLCQKIDSSGRLPVNTMGTREKVRWFHERLGRMTMDLSAGRLQPSQALDELDLIADATHREADGLACYAIDVDTSRYADERRRRFESYRGSGRYAAYGGAWSLGGAYGNYDPHATIRVNSASPAIAGLTGFDNAAFRSFVPVSSLVMGYSAASTFTPGGGTSGGGGFSGGGGGFSGAGSSSSF